From a single Planctellipticum variicoloris genomic region:
- a CDS encoding type IV pilus twitching motility protein PilT: MSGSPAPVASKFSTIRLGSTANNDLPVNKLFRALIENNGSDLHLQVGKPAILRARGDLKALNMPPITEEQMKELCLPMLDERNKEIFFTTGGADYAHVVEHKGETWRFRVNMFIQTGKMGMVSRKVERSIPNFEGLYLPPIMQDLCIYDQGMVLLAGVTGSGKSTTIASMLDWINHNYGKHILTIEDPVEFVYTPDKSLINQREIGPDVSDFHTAMKHAVRQDPDIMLVGEMRDRETFETAMHAAETGHLVYGTIHASSAPSTIGRILDLFPQSMHNALRSSMGFNMKAIVAQKLLKTIVDKPKRVPICEIMLFTGIVKKLILEHEDEKLPAAMRIGKADGMQQFNDSLHHFLKLEYISRADAFEISPNAEELKMMLKGIDVKSSGIL; encoded by the coding sequence ATGAGTGGTTCTCCAGCTCCTGTCGCGTCGAAGTTCAGCACGATCCGTCTCGGTTCGACCGCCAACAACGACCTGCCGGTCAACAAGCTTTTCCGGGCATTGATTGAGAACAACGGCTCCGACTTGCACCTGCAGGTGGGAAAGCCGGCGATTCTGCGTGCGCGGGGCGACCTCAAAGCTCTGAACATGCCTCCGATCACCGAAGAGCAGATGAAAGAGCTCTGCCTGCCGATGCTGGACGAACGCAACAAGGAGATTTTCTTCACGACGGGGGGGGCGGACTATGCGCACGTCGTGGAGCACAAGGGCGAAACGTGGCGTTTCCGCGTGAACATGTTCATCCAGACCGGCAAGATGGGCATGGTGAGCCGAAAGGTCGAACGGTCGATTCCCAACTTCGAGGGACTTTACCTTCCCCCGATCATGCAGGATTTGTGCATTTACGATCAGGGGATGGTGCTGCTGGCGGGCGTAACCGGATCGGGCAAGTCGACGACGATCGCGTCGATGCTCGACTGGATCAACCACAACTACGGCAAGCACATTCTGACGATTGAAGATCCGGTCGAATTCGTCTACACGCCCGACAAGTCTCTGATCAACCAGCGCGAGATCGGGCCCGACGTGAGCGACTTCCACACGGCGATGAAGCACGCCGTGCGTCAGGACCCCGACATCATGCTCGTGGGCGAAATGCGCGACCGGGAGACGTTCGAAACGGCCATGCACGCCGCCGAAACGGGGCACCTCGTGTATGGAACGATTCACGCTTCGAGCGCGCCATCGACGATCGGACGTATTCTCGACCTCTTCCCGCAGAGCATGCACAACGCCCTGCGGTCGTCGATGGGCTTCAACATGAAGGCCATCGTGGCCCAGAAGCTGCTGAAGACGATCGTCGACAAGCCGAAACGCGTGCCGATCTGCGAAATCATGCTCTTTACCGGCATCGTCAAAAAGCTGATTCTGGAGCACGAAGACGAGAAGCTGCCGGCGGCGATGCGGATCGGCAAGGCGGACGGCATGCAGCAGTTTAACGACAGCCTGCACCACTTCCTCAAGCTGGAATACATCAGCCGGGCCGACGCGTTTGAAATCTCGCCCAACGCGGAAGAGCTGAAGATGATGCTCAAGGGGATCGACGTGAAGAGTTCGGGGATTCTGTAG
- a CDS encoding basic secretory protein-like protein, translated as MRDTGQSENSTPISLRTLRFTGQALLRLLLVGAISAAACSDEPPADASAPVKTEPKLTLILEGPVDAEFAPIAGRLTTLYYECYPKLLTRFEHPTRKAPRKIRLTFDPKLDIPAHCSGDRVTVSIKWLKAHPDDIGLLTHELTHAVQAYPDSNPGWLTEGIADYARKQYGPEKQPGWNFPDRLSSRQSYTNSYGVTARFLVWIEEKHPGTVDTLHRHMQDREFRLEDFQTATGKTVDELWEACVEELSQ; from the coding sequence ATGCGCGACACCGGACAGTCGGAGAACTCCACGCCAATCTCGCTGCGCACACTCCGTTTCACGGGTCAAGCGCTGCTCCGCTTGCTCCTCGTCGGGGCGATCAGCGCCGCGGCCTGCAGCGACGAACCGCCGGCCGACGCCTCGGCTCCCGTCAAGACCGAGCCGAAATTGACACTGATCCTCGAAGGCCCGGTCGACGCCGAGTTCGCTCCGATCGCCGGCCGCTTGACCACGCTGTACTACGAGTGCTACCCGAAGCTGCTCACACGGTTCGAGCACCCGACCCGGAAGGCTCCGCGCAAGATCCGGCTGACCTTCGATCCGAAACTCGACATCCCCGCCCATTGCAGCGGCGATCGCGTCACGGTCAGCATCAAATGGCTCAAAGCCCACCCGGACGACATCGGCCTGCTGACGCACGAATTGACCCACGCCGTCCAGGCCTATCCGGATTCCAATCCCGGCTGGCTCACCGAAGGGATCGCCGACTACGCTCGCAAGCAGTATGGACCGGAGAAGCAACCCGGCTGGAATTTCCCCGATCGACTGTCATCCCGGCAGAGCTACACCAACAGCTACGGCGTCACCGCCCGCTTCCTCGTCTGGATCGAGGAAAAGCATCCGGGAACCGTCGACACGCTCCACCGCCACATGCAGGACCGGGAGTTCCGGCTGGAGGACTTCCAGACGGCAACCGGCAAGACGGTGGATGAACTGTGGGAGGCTTGCGTCGAAGAGCTGAGCCAGTAG
- a CDS encoding DUF1501 domain-containing protein, giving the protein MLTLRDRGPRLCDGLTRRDVLQAGGLGALGLSLPQLLAREALAKTTESAPRSAKSCIVLFLMGGSPQHSTFDPKPEAPPEIRGIFSPIAAAVPGTYYSELLPGLAQRADHLAVLRAVSTTDNAHSSSGYYMLTGHPHVPMNAENANPGAPNDWPFLGTLVQQAAPPRGDLPGCVRLPCHIFNTDNSVWPGQDGGFLGPSADPWLFRCRPADPDFRIPEFSLPVEITSDRLLRRGSLLESVNQRFEQVERAGLAARYSELSGRAFNLLATQRSRSAFRLDLETPQVREQYGMSEFGQSTLLARRLIEAGVRLVQVNWYRGPDEPSDAPCWDSHAGEANRLKNVLCPPMDQAFSALLDDLSQRGILDETLVVCLTEFGRTPRMNARGGRDHWGSVFSVALAGGGIRGGVVHGESDEIGAFPKSGLVRPEDITATIFQCLGLPPGTEYHDPFGRPLPLSRGRVLSEILA; this is encoded by the coding sequence ATGCTGACTCTCCGCGACCGCGGCCCCCGACTGTGCGACGGCCTCACTCGCCGGGACGTGCTCCAGGCTGGCGGTCTCGGCGCACTCGGGCTGTCGCTGCCGCAACTGCTGGCCCGGGAAGCCCTCGCCAAAACCACCGAGTCGGCTCCCCGCTCCGCAAAGTCCTGCATCGTCCTCTTCCTGATGGGGGGCTCCCCACAGCATTCGACCTTCGACCCCAAGCCCGAAGCCCCGCCGGAAATCCGCGGCATCTTCTCCCCGATTGCAGCCGCCGTCCCCGGCACATATTACAGCGAGCTGCTGCCGGGGCTGGCCCAACGCGCCGACCACCTGGCCGTTCTGCGGGCCGTTTCGACGACCGACAACGCCCATTCGTCCAGCGGCTACTACATGCTCACGGGGCATCCGCACGTTCCCATGAATGCGGAAAACGCCAACCCCGGCGCTCCGAACGACTGGCCGTTTCTCGGCACGCTCGTTCAGCAGGCCGCTCCGCCGCGCGGCGATCTCCCCGGCTGCGTCCGCCTGCCGTGCCACATCTTCAATACGGACAACTCGGTCTGGCCCGGACAGGACGGCGGTTTCCTGGGGCCTTCGGCCGATCCCTGGCTCTTCCGCTGCCGACCGGCTGACCCGGATTTCCGGATTCCCGAATTCAGCCTCCCGGTCGAAATCACCTCCGACCGCCTGCTCCGCCGGGGCTCGCTCCTGGAAAGTGTCAACCAGCGGTTCGAGCAGGTCGAACGGGCCGGCCTCGCCGCACGCTACAGCGAATTGTCCGGCCGGGCCTTCAATCTGCTGGCGACGCAACGTTCCCGCAGCGCATTCCGCCTCGATCTGGAGACGCCCCAGGTCCGCGAGCAATACGGAATGAGCGAGTTCGGCCAGAGCACGTTGCTGGCTCGCCGGCTTATCGAGGCCGGCGTCCGCCTGGTCCAGGTCAACTGGTATCGCGGCCCCGACGAGCCCTCCGACGCCCCCTGCTGGGATTCCCACGCCGGCGAAGCCAACCGACTGAAGAATGTCCTCTGTCCCCCGATGGACCAGGCGTTCTCGGCGTTGCTCGACGACCTGTCGCAGCGCGGCATTCTCGATGAAACGCTGGTCGTCTGTCTGACCGAATTCGGCCGGACGCCCCGTATGAACGCCCGCGGCGGCCGCGATCACTGGGGCTCGGTCTTCTCCGTCGCTCTTGCCGGCGGGGGCATCCGTGGCGGCGTCGTTCACGGCGAATCCGACGAAATCGGCGCCTTTCCCAAGTCCGGGCTCGTACGACCCGAAGACATCACCGCCACAATCTTTCAGTGTCTGGGACTGCCTCCCGGAACCGAGTACCACGATCCCTTCGGACGTCCGCTGCCCCTCAGCCGCGGCCGAGTTCTCAGCGAGATCCTCGCCTGA
- a CDS encoding alkaline phosphatase family protein codes for MDQRLYRPAVMGILLLFGLAAATRAEDLKTRNIVLITTDGLRWQEVFTGAEKELISKEHGGVADAKALEEAYWRETPEERRAALMPFLWSKFGGEGQIYGNRLRGSSSQITNTMKFSYPGYNEILTGFADPRIDSNAKKPNENFTVLEWLHRKPAYDGKVAAFSAWDVTPFIINRERCGFPVMGGWESVPELDPNPRQMLLNELITDTTRPNAAEVIDSMLYQAAREHLLRHKPRVLFVGFLETDAWGHAGRYDNLLHSANAVDRYIQRLWEQMQSMDEYRDRTTFILTTDHGRGTGPVNWRNHGKTIEGAEEMWMAFLGPDTPPLGERKECEPVTQSQVAATLAALLGEDYSAHEPRAGTAIRDVLPQSR; via the coding sequence ATGGATCAGCGCCTCTATCGTCCGGCGGTCATGGGCATTCTGCTGCTGTTCGGACTTGCTGCGGCGACGCGGGCGGAAGACCTGAAGACTCGCAACATCGTCCTGATCACGACCGATGGCTTGCGCTGGCAGGAAGTCTTCACCGGCGCGGAGAAAGAGCTGATCAGCAAAGAACACGGCGGCGTGGCCGATGCGAAGGCGCTGGAGGAAGCCTACTGGCGCGAAACCCCGGAGGAACGACGGGCTGCGCTCATGCCGTTTCTGTGGAGTAAATTCGGCGGCGAGGGGCAGATTTACGGCAACCGGCTGCGGGGAAGTTCTTCCCAGATCACGAACACAATGAAGTTTTCGTATCCGGGTTACAACGAGATTCTGACCGGGTTTGCCGACCCCCGGATCGACAGCAACGCCAAGAAACCGAACGAGAACTTCACCGTCCTGGAGTGGCTGCATCGCAAACCCGCCTATGACGGCAAAGTCGCCGCCTTCAGTGCCTGGGACGTCACGCCATTCATCATCAACCGCGAGCGATGTGGGTTTCCCGTAATGGGCGGCTGGGAATCGGTCCCGGAACTCGATCCAAACCCTCGTCAAATGCTGTTGAACGAACTGATCACCGATACGACCCGTCCGAACGCGGCCGAGGTCATCGATTCCATGCTCTATCAGGCGGCCCGCGAGCATCTGCTGCGACACAAACCCCGCGTCCTTTTCGTGGGGTTCCTGGAGACGGACGCCTGGGGACACGCTGGACGCTACGACAATCTGCTCCACTCGGCCAATGCCGTCGACCGCTACATTCAGCGGCTCTGGGAACAGATGCAGTCGATGGACGAATACCGGGATCGGACAACGTTCATCCTGACCACCGATCACGGACGCGGAACCGGCCCGGTCAACTGGCGCAACCACGGTAAAACAATCGAGGGCGCCGAGGAGATGTGGATGGCGTTTCTCGGCCCCGACACGCCGCCGCTGGGAGAACGCAAAGAGTGCGAGCCGGTCACTCAAAGCCAGGTCGCAGCGACTCTCGCCGCCTTGCTCGGCGAAGATTACTCCGCGCATGAGCCGCGCGCCGGAACAGCGATTCGGGATGTCCTTCCGCAATCCCGATAG